From Lutra lutra chromosome 14, mLutLut1.2, whole genome shotgun sequence, a single genomic window includes:
- the LOC125084914 gene encoding olfactory receptor 13A1 translates to MSNQTLVTEFILQGFSEQPEYHVLLFSCFLSLYSVALIGNILIILAITFNPGLHIPMYFFLFNLATMDIICTSSIMPKALEDLMSKDSSISYGGCMAQLYFLTWSASSELLLLTVMAYDRYAAICHPLHYSTTMSKAFCCKLATGVWVLCAFNTAIHTGLMLRLNFCGPNVITHFFCEVPPLLLLSCSSTYVNSIMIVLADAFYGILNFLMTIMSYSFIISSILKMRTAEGKKKAFSTCSSHLIVVCMYYTAVFYAYISPVSSYSAEKSKLAGVLYTMVSPTLNPLIYTLRNTEVKAALRKLFSFSRN, encoded by the coding sequence ATGAGTAACCAGACACTAGTAACAGAATTTATCCTGCAGGGCTTTTCCGAACAGCCAGAATACCATGTGCTCTTATTCAgctgtttcctctccctctactctgtGGCTCTCATAGGTAATATCCTCATCATTTTGGCCATCACCTTTAACCCTGGGCTTCATATCCCCATGTACTTTTTTCTGTTCAACTTGGCTACTATGGATATTATCTGCACCTCTTCCATCATGCCCAAAGCCCTGGAGGATTTGATGTCAAAGGACAGCTCCATCTCTTATGGGGGCTGCATGGCCCAGCTCTATTTCCTCACATGGTCTGCATCCTCTGAGCTGCTGCTCCTCACGGTCATGGCCTATGACCGGTACGCAGCCATCTGCCATCCTCTGCATTACAGCACCACAATGAGCAAGGCATTCTGCTGCAAGCTGGCTACAGGTGTATGGGTGCTCTGTGCCTTCAACACGGCCATCCACACAGGGCTGATGCTACGGTTAAATTTCTGTGGCCCCAATGTCATTACCCATTTTTTCTGTGAGGTCcctcctctgctgcttctctcctgtAGCTCCACGTATGTGAACAGCATCATGATTGTCCTGGCTGATGCATTTTATGGCATATTGAACTTCCTGATGACCATCATGTCATACAGCTTTATCATCTCTAGCATCCTCAAGATGCGGACTgcagaggggaagaagaaagccTTTTCCACCTGCTCCTCCCATCTCATTGTGGTGTGCATGTATTATACTGCTGTCTTCTATGCCTACATAAGCCCAGTCTCCAGCTATAGTGCAGAGAAAAGCAAGTTGGCTGGCGTACTCTATACTATGGTGAGCCCTACACTGAACCCCCTCATCTATACTTTGAGAAACACGGAAGTCAAGGCAGCCCTCAGGAAGCTTTTCTCATTCTCCAGAAATTAA
- the LOC125084913 gene encoding olfactory receptor 6C4-like, translated as MEHARNQTEVQEFILEGFPNVQHLGKVLFMVHLLAYLTSVMGNILIITITWVDHCLQTPMYFFLSSFSFFECCFITTVIPKLLAIFLSGKQSISFAACFTQAFVFLFLGTTVFFLMAVLSLDRYLAICKPLYYPTIMNQRICFLLVMACLALGFVLMVVPVIMLSQSSFCGPHVIPHFFCDFGPLIHLSCSDTRSTELLAFVLALVILLTSLIITIIAYSNIVVTIMRLPSAKEQQRAFSTCSSHLIVLSLMYGSCVFIYVKPKQTNRLDSNREAALVNTVVTPLLNPVIYTLRNKQVHQALRNALSRVRLQK; from the coding sequence ATGGAGCATGCAAGAAACCAGACAGAAGTTCAGGAATTCATCCTGGAGGGCTTTCCTAATGTCCAGCACCTTGGGAAGGTTCTCTTCATGGTGCATCTGTTGGCATACCTGACCTCCGTCATGGGAAACATACTCATAATCACCATCACCTGGGTTGACCATTGTCTCCAGacacccatgtacttcttccttagcagtttctccttttttgaaTGCTGTTTTATAACCACTGTTATTCCAAAATTGCTGGCCATCTTTCTGTCAGGGAAGCAATCAATTTCCTTTGCTGCCTGCTTCACACAagcctttgtctttcttttcctgggAACAACTGTTTTCTTCCTTATGGCTGTATTATCCCTAGATCGGTACTTGGCCATTTGCAAACCTCTGTATTACCCAACCATCATGAACCAAAGGATATGTTTCCTTCTAGTCATGGCCTGTTTAGCTTTGGGCTTTGTCCTCATGGTGGTTCCAGTTATAATGCTTTCCCAATCATCCTTCTGTGGCCCCCATGTCATCCCTCACTTCTTCTGTGATTTTGGGCCCCTGATTCATCTCTCTTGTTCTGATACCAGATCTACTGAATTGTTGGCCTTTGTCCTTGCTTTGGTTATCCTTTTGACATCCCTTATCATAACCATCATTGCATACAGCAACATAGTAGTGACAATCATGCGACTACCATCAGCCAAGGAGCAGCAGAGAGCTTTCTCTACCTGTTCCTCTCACCTCATAGTTCTCTCACTGATGTATGGCAgctgtgtgtttatatatgtgaaaccaaagcaaacaaacaggcTGGACTCCAACAGGGAGGCTGCCCTTGTGAACACGGTGGTGACCCCATTGCTCAACCCTGTCATCTACACTCTGCGGAACAAGCAGGTCCACCAGGCTCTGAGGAATGCTCTGTCCAGGGTTAGATTGCAAAAATAG